One part of the Candidatus Flexicrinis affinis genome encodes these proteins:
- a CDS encoding cation:proton antiporter: MGIAADIVIVVIVAMLGALIAQRLKQPLILGYILGGLLVSPYTGIFTISSVHDIELLAELGVGLLLFALGLEFSLRDLQPVRRVALIGTPIQMLLTIAFGTLIGRGIGLDWIESIWLGGLISVSSTMVILKTLMARGLLGTLSSRVMIGILIVQDLAIIPLIFILPELSDLSAGLPALLGAIFKAAVFMLGMVVVGTRAMPLLMRMIAQWNSRELFLLAVTTLGLGIGYVSYVFGLSFAFGAFVAGIVLSESDYSQQALGDITPLRDLFGLVFFVSVGMLLDPAYLFDNLSTVLLLVGLVTVGKMLIFSLLVRVFGYGKIIPIAVGLTMFQIGEFSFVLARVGLTTQSISQDLYSLVLTATIITMVLTPLLPRLAEPIYRIWRRRFHSEALVTVNLPSGGLHDHIVIAGGGRTGYYVAKVLQRMQLPFVVIELDQRRVDQCKLDGMPVIYGDASQETVLHTASVHSAKLLLITLPALVTTTSVVVRVRQIQPQLDIVARVENVELLHVLHRHGVFEVVQPEFEAGLEIVRQALLHFDVPNERISHFTDEIRHELYAPLRDST, from the coding sequence ATGGGAATTGCAGCCGATATCGTCATTGTCGTCATCGTCGCGATGCTGGGCGCGCTGATCGCGCAGCGCCTGAAGCAGCCCCTCATCCTCGGCTACATTCTCGGTGGTCTGCTGGTCAGTCCGTACACCGGCATCTTCACGATCAGCAGCGTCCATGACATCGAATTGTTGGCCGAGCTAGGGGTGGGCCTGCTGCTGTTCGCGCTCGGGCTGGAGTTCTCGCTGCGGGATTTGCAGCCCGTCCGCCGAGTTGCCCTGATCGGCACGCCGATTCAGATGCTGCTGACGATCGCGTTCGGCACGCTGATCGGCCGGGGTATCGGCTTGGATTGGATCGAGTCGATCTGGTTGGGCGGGTTGATCTCGGTCTCCAGCACGATGGTGATTCTCAAAACGCTGATGGCGCGCGGACTTCTCGGCACGCTGTCGAGCCGTGTGATGATCGGCATCCTGATCGTGCAGGATCTGGCGATCATCCCGCTGATATTTATCCTGCCGGAACTCAGCGATCTGTCGGCGGGGCTGCCGGCGCTGTTGGGCGCTATCTTCAAGGCTGCCGTGTTCATGCTGGGTATGGTTGTTGTCGGAACGCGAGCCATGCCGCTGCTGATGCGTATGATCGCGCAGTGGAACTCGCGCGAGCTGTTCCTGTTAGCTGTCACGACGCTCGGGTTGGGCATCGGCTACGTGTCGTATGTGTTTGGCCTGTCGTTCGCGTTCGGCGCCTTCGTCGCAGGCATCGTACTGAGCGAATCGGACTACAGCCAGCAGGCGCTGGGGGATATCACGCCGCTGCGTGATCTGTTCGGCCTTGTGTTCTTCGTATCCGTCGGTATGCTGCTCGACCCTGCCTACCTGTTCGATAACTTGTCGACCGTGCTTCTGCTCGTCGGCCTCGTTACGGTGGGCAAGATGCTGATCTTCAGCTTGCTCGTCCGCGTATTCGGGTATGGCAAAATCATCCCGATTGCCGTTGGACTGACGATGTTTCAGATCGGAGAGTTCTCCTTCGTTCTGGCACGCGTCGGGCTAACCACGCAGTCGATCTCTCAGGATCTGTACTCGCTGGTCTTGACGGCCACGATCATCACGATGGTGCTTACGCCTCTGCTGCCCCGCCTCGCGGAGCCGATTTACCGCATCTGGCGCCGCCGGTTCCATTCGGAAGCGCTCGTGACGGTCAATCTGCCAAGCGGCGGTCTACATGATCACATCGTCATCGCCGGTGGCGGGCGAACCGGATACTACGTCGCAAAAGTTCTGCAGCGTATGCAGCTTCCGTTTGTCGTCATCGAATTGGATCAGCGCCGCGTGGACCAGTGCAAGCTGGATGGCATGCCGGTGATCTACGGCGATGCCAGTCAGGAAACCGTGCTGCATACGGCCAGCGTCCATAGCGCCAAGCTGCTGCTGATCACACTCCCCGCGCTGGTGACCACGACATCTGTTGTCGTTCGCGTCCGCCAAATCCAGCCCCAACTCGACATTGTGGCACGGGTCGAAAATGTCGAACTGCTGCACGTCCTCCATAGGCACGGTGTGTTTGAGGTCGTTCAGCCGGAATTTGAGGCTGGTCTCGAAATCGTCCGGCAGGCGCTCCTGCACTTTGATGTCCCTAACGAGCGAATCAGCCACTTCACGGATGAAATCCGGCACGAGCTGTACGCGCCGCTGCGCGACAGCACCTGA
- a CDS encoding class I SAM-dependent methyltransferase, translated as MRAMHADTIRTLNQINAEFYATVAADFDETRGTPWPGWKSLLPYCAAVKSVLDAGCGNGRFGLFLAESLDRPIRYHGVDFSESLLDVARSALEAEPRLTVRLTARDMIEHGMVPGLYDLVGAFGLMHHIPGREYRRMFIRQLAGLVAPGGVLTVAFWRFLDSDRLRKRVQPWPQELAAQVEQNDYLLDWRRGTQAVRYCHYHTDAEIDHLVTASDLRECTRYRADGQDGSLNTYVVLTRD; from the coding sequence ATGCGCGCCATGCACGCCGACACGATCCGCACCCTCAACCAAATCAATGCCGAATTCTACGCGACAGTCGCCGCCGATTTCGACGAAACGCGCGGCACGCCGTGGCCCGGCTGGAAGTCGCTGCTGCCCTACTGCGCTGCCGTCAAGAGCGTGCTGGATGCCGGCTGTGGCAACGGGCGCTTCGGGCTGTTCCTCGCCGAGTCACTCGACCGGCCGATCCGCTACCACGGCGTCGACTTCAGCGAGTCGCTGCTCGATGTCGCGCGGTCGGCACTGGAAGCCGAACCACGCTTGACCGTTCGCCTCACCGCGCGCGACATGATCGAACACGGCATGGTCCCCGGCCTGTACGATCTAGTCGGCGCGTTCGGCTTGATGCACCACATCCCCGGTCGCGAATACCGGCGTATGTTCATCCGCCAGTTGGCGGGGCTGGTCGCGCCCGGCGGCGTCTTGACCGTCGCGTTCTGGCGCTTCCTTGACAGCGACCGCCTGCGCAAGCGCGTTCAACCGTGGCCGCAAGAGCTGGCGGCACAGGTCGAACAGAACGACTATCTGCTCGATTGGCGGCGTGGCACGCAAGCCGTGCGTTACTGCCACTATCATACCGACGCCGAGATCGACCATCTGGTGACAGCCAGCGACTTGCGCGAGTGCACGCGGTACCGCGCCGACGGTCAAGACGGCAGCCTAAACACCTATGTGGTGCTGACGCGCGACTAA